The Engystomops pustulosus chromosome 1, aEngPut4.maternal, whole genome shotgun sequence genome has a window encoding:
- the LOC140103473 gene encoding olfactory receptor 6F1-like, which yields MENMFFDNVTDFILRGFPVFHTWHWIVFGIIFVMYILTITGNVLIITITCTNVHLHSPMYFFISNLSFIEILYTSVTIPQLLVLLTGMNQSISFRNCITQFYFVFALGSIECFLFSVMSYDRYCAVCKPLHYKLIMSRPVCRNLALACWLMGFSTNLIPTFIIANLQFCGRNIHHFFCDLSPLLQLSCHNTNKLQILNFFSATAIVLCSFTLTLGTYIRIIMTISMIPSFIGKFKAFSTCASHLIVVLIFFGSVACVYVRPRASKNFELNKVFSIFYIVVTPVVNPLIYSFRNKDVKIAIKNLLYKKTYFNLVKYN from the coding sequence ATGGAGAATATGTTCTTTGATAATGTTACAGATTTTATATTGCGTGGATTCCCTGTGTTCCACACATGGCACTGGATTGTTTTTGGTATCATTTTTGTCATGTACATCTTAACTATTACCGGGAATGTCCTCATTATAACCATAACCTGCACTAATGTCCATCTTCACAGCCCCATGTATTTCTTTATCAGCAACCTCTCCTTTATTGAAATTTTATACACATCTGTAACCATTCCCCAGCTCCTTGTCCTTTTGACTGGGATGAACCAATCTATCTCTTTCAGAAATTGTATCAcacagttttattttgttttcgcCTTAGGATCCATTGAGTGTTTTCTTTTTTCAGTTATGTCTTATGATCGATACTGTGCAGTGTGCAAACCATTGCACTATAAGCTTATTATGAGTCGCCCTGTGTGTCGTAATCTAGCTTTAGCATGTTGGCTAATGGGCTTTTCTACAAACCTTATTCCTACCTTCATAATTGCCAATTTACAGTTCTGTGGCAGAAATATTCACCATTTCTTTTGTGATCTTTCCCCTTTGCTTCAACTATCATGTCACAATACAAATAAGCTGCAAATCTTGAATTTCTTCTCTGCTACTGCTATAGTTTTATGTTCATTCACTTTGACCCTAGGAACCTATATTCGCATTATAATGACAATATCAATGATTCCGTCCTTTATTGGGAAATTCAAGGCTTTCTCAACTTGTGCTTCCCACCTTATAGTTGTCCTTATATTCTTTGGCTCCGTGGCCTGTGTTTATGTTCGCCCAAGAgccagcaaaaattttgaattaaataaagtattttctattttttacatagtggtgacccctgtggtgAACCCTCTTATATATAGCTTTCGTAACAAAGATGTGAAAATTGCCATTAAGAACTTACTTTATAAGAAAACATATTTTAATTTAGTCAAATACAATTAG